In the genome of Croceimicrobium hydrocarbonivorans, one region contains:
- a CDS encoding DUF3299 domain-containing protein, which translates to MPKYLFLALSLFFGFNVLAQKNLAWPVLAMTNYSQDPATGLYTPQFPKILEDQFEGQEVIIAGYLIPVDVEANTYALSKNPFSSCFFCGNAGPETVIELKFTADPGRFATDKYLPIKGTLKLNRNGSGLFFTLENAEISG; encoded by the coding sequence ATGCCTAAGTATCTCTTTCTGGCGCTTAGCCTCTTTTTTGGATTTAATGTTCTGGCTCAAAAAAATCTGGCCTGGCCGGTTTTAGCCATGACCAATTACAGTCAGGATCCTGCTACCGGACTTTATACGCCTCAGTTCCCAAAGATTTTAGAAGATCAATTTGAAGGTCAGGAAGTGATCATTGCGGGCTACTTAATACCGGTAGATGTAGAAGCCAACACTTATGCCTTAAGCAAAAATCCTTTTAGCTCCTGTTTCTTCTGTGGCAATGCCGGACCCGAAACGGTAATCGAATTAAAATTCACCGCCGATCCCGGGCGATTTGCCACCGATAAGTACCTACCTATAAAAGGAACCCTCAAACTCAACCGTAATGGTTCGGGTCTCTTTTTCACCCTTGAAAATGCCGAAATCTCCGGATAA